A window of Calditrichota bacterium contains these coding sequences:
- the rplL gene encoding 50S ribosomal protein L7/L12 — protein MAENKAEAAVKEEKKATKTKAKKEKEVSSESKINDIIETVKGLTVLELSELVKALEEEFGVTAAAPVAQVAVAAPGAAGAEAAEEKTEFDVILSGFGSNKIQVIKVVRALTGLGLKEAKELVDNAPRPIKEGISKDEAEKIKKEIEEAGGTVEIK, from the coding sequence ATGGCTGAGAATAAGGCAGAAGCCGCTGTAAAAGAAGAAAAAAAAGCAACAAAAACAAAAGCAAAAAAGGAGAAAGAAGTGAGTTCTGAAAGCAAAATAAATGACATTATTGAAACTGTCAAAGGATTGACCGTTTTGGAACTTTCTGAATTGGTAAAAGCTCTCGAGGAAGAATTTGGTGTAACTGCCGCTGCTCCCGTTGCTCAAGTTGCTGTTGCTGCTCCCGGAGCTGCCGGTGCTGAAGCCGCCGAAGAAAAAACGGAATTCGATGTGATCCTGAGTGGCTTTGGATCAAACAAAATTCAGGTCATTAAGGTTGTTCGAGCCCTGACCGGTCTTGGCCTGAAAGAAGCGAAAGAACTGGTGGACAATGCGCCCAGGCCGATTAAGGAAGGTATTTCCAAGGATGAGGCCGAGAAGATTAAAAAAGAAATTGAAGAAGCGGGTGGTACAGTCGAAATTAAGTAA
- the rplJ gene encoding 50S ribosomal protein L10, giving the protein MPRPEKVEAVESIAKLADEAKSIFITNYTGLTVEEMTNLRRKLREQAVQYLVVKNTLARLAFREIELDYAVNYLKGPTALAFATEDPTAPAKVFVDFIKKNKKPEVRAFLMEGQVFTSDQLEDFAKLPSKEDLLSMTLGALNAPIVGLVGGLQGIIRKVVYVMDAIREKQEQG; this is encoded by the coding sequence ATGCCGAGGCCAGAAAAAGTAGAAGCTGTTGAATCTATTGCAAAGCTTGCTGATGAAGCCAAAAGCATATTCATTACCAATTATACCGGTCTTACGGTTGAGGAAATGACCAATTTACGCCGTAAGCTGCGGGAACAAGCCGTCCAGTATTTGGTTGTGAAAAACACGTTGGCCCGATTGGCATTCCGGGAAATTGAACTGGACTATGCCGTGAATTATCTGAAGGGCCCCACTGCTTTGGCATTTGCAACGGAGGATCCAACAGCACCTGCAAAGGTATTTGTGGACTTCATCAAAAAAAATAAAAAGCCGGAAGTTCGCGCATTCTTAATGGAAGGTCAGGTTTTTACGTCTGATCAGTTGGAGGATTTTGCGAAGCTGCCGTCGAAAGAAGATTTGCTTTCGATGACCTTGGGTGCCTTAAATGCCCCGATTGTTGGATTGGTGGGCGGCCTGCAGGGCATCATTCGCAAAGTGGTTTACGTGATGGATGCTATTCGTGAAAAACAGGAACAGGGTTAA
- a CDS encoding 50S ribosomal protein L1, with translation MKRSKRYREIAKKVDRDKTYDLEEGLKLAKETATAKFDESVELSIRLGVDPRKADQMIRGTVALPHGTGKTVRVLVLTKGPKAKEAEDAGADYVGFEEYIEKLKSGWMDIDVIIATPDVMAQVGKLGRILGPRGLMPNPKSGTVTMEVGNAVKAVKAGRIEFRVDKYGILHIPIGKASFEHDKLVENAKTFLETVLRLRPATAKGQYVRSIYVAPTMGVGIKLDRNAVLAELR, from the coding sequence ATGAAACGAAGTAAGCGTTACCGAGAAATTGCGAAGAAGGTTGACCGCGACAAAACATATGATCTTGAGGAAGGTCTTAAGTTGGCAAAAGAGACCGCAACAGCTAAGTTCGACGAGTCGGTTGAGCTGTCCATCCGTTTGGGAGTGGATCCCCGGAAAGCCGACCAGATGATTCGTGGAACGGTAGCCCTACCTCATGGCACAGGAAAAACCGTCAGGGTTTTGGTTCTAACCAAGGGTCCAAAGGCGAAGGAAGCCGAGGATGCCGGAGCCGATTATGTGGGATTTGAAGAGTACATCGAAAAGTTGAAATCCGGCTGGATGGACATCGATGTGATCATTGCAACGCCCGACGTAATGGCTCAGGTGGGTAAACTGGGGCGAATCTTGGGTCCCAGGGGATTGATGCCAAACCCCAAAAGCGGTACGGTGACCATGGAAGTAGGTAACGCTGTAAAGGCGGTAAAAGCCGGTCGGATCGAATTCCGCGTGGACAAATACGGAATTCTTCATATTCCCATTGGCAAAGCCTCTTTTGAGCATGATAAATTAGTAGAAAATGCTAAAACCTTTCTCGAAACCGTGTTGCGATTGCGGCCAGCAACTGCAAAGGGCCAGTATGTACGGTCCATTTATGTGGCTCCCACCATGGGAGTGGGGATAAAATTAGACAGGAATGCAGTTTTAGCTGAATTGCGATAG
- the rplK gene encoding 50S ribosomal protein L11: MAKKVIGMVKLQIPAGSANPSPPVGPALGQHGVNIMEFCKAFNAKTQDKQGLIIPVVITVYADRSFTFITKTPPAAVLLLKAAGLEKGSSNPKAEKVGKVTSDQVKEIAELKMPDLNANDIEGAMRMVEGTARSMGILVEG, translated from the coding sequence ATGGCAAAAAAAGTAATAGGTATGGTGAAGCTGCAGATTCCTGCCGGAAGTGCAAATCCGTCTCCACCGGTTGGTCCCGCTCTGGGGCAGCATGGCGTGAACATCATGGAATTTTGCAAGGCATTCAATGCCAAAACGCAGGATAAGCAGGGATTAATAATTCCGGTTGTAATTACCGTGTATGCGGATCGTTCCTTCACATTTATTACCAAAACGCCGCCGGCAGCTGTGTTGTTGTTAAAGGCAGCCGGTCTGGAAAAAGGCTCAAGCAATCCGAAGGCCGAAAAGGTGGGAAAGGTCACCTCGGACCAGGTCAAAGAGATTGCTGAACTGAAGATGCCGGATTTGAATGCGAATGATATTGAAGGCGCCATGCGTATGGTTGAAGGAACCGCCCGAAGTATGGGCATTTTAGTGGAAGGTTAA